One part of the Phacochoerus africanus isolate WHEZ1 chromosome 7, ROS_Pafr_v1, whole genome shotgun sequence genome encodes these proteins:
- the MAPK11 gene encoding mitogen-activated protein kinase 11 isoform X1, which translates to MSGPRAGFYRQELNKTVWEVPQRLQGLRPVGSGAYGSVCSAYDTRLRQRVAVKKLSRPFQSLIHARRTYRELRLLKHLKHENVIGLLDVFTPATSIEDFSEVYLVTTLMGADLNNIVKCQALSDEHVQFLVYQLLRGLKYIHSAGIIHRDLKPSNVAVNEDCELRILDFGLARQADEEMTGYVATRWYRAPEIMLNWMHYNQTVDIWSVGCIMAELLQGKALFPGNDYIDQLKRIMEVVGTPSPEVLAKISSEHLWTSWEGCWCWTVTRGSARPRPCPTPTSASTTTRRMSRKQSPTMRASRPRSARRRNGRSSPTRRSSASSPRSHRGHLAAWRLSSEATSRQGLSRPAPSLSLPPRTPCLRDAPWGEFAHVDARV; encoded by the exons ATGTCGGGCCCGCGCGCCGGCTTCTACCGGCAGGAGCTGAACAAGACGGTGTGGGAGGTGCCGCAGCGGCTGCAGGGGCTGCGCCCGGTGGGCTCGGGCGCCTACGGCTCAGTCTG CTCAGCCTATGACACTCGGCTGCGCCAGAGGGTGGCGGTGAAGAAACTGTCACGCCCCTTCCAGTCTCTCATCCACGCGAGAAGGACATACCGTGAGCTGCGGCTGCTCAAGCACCTGAAGCACGAGAAC GTCATCGGGCTGCTGGACGTGTTCACACCGGCCACCTCCATCGAGGACTTCAGCGAAGT GTACCTGGTGACCACGCTGATGGGCGCCGACCTGAATAACATCGTCAAGTGCCAGGCGCTGAGCGACGAGCACGTTCAGTTCCTCGTGTACCAGCTGCTGCGCGGGCTGAAG TACATCCACTCGGCGGGGATCATCCACCGG GACCTGAAGCCCAGCAATGTGGCCGTGAACGAGGACTGCGAGCTGCGG ATCCTGGACTTCGGGCTCGCGCGCCAGGCCGACGAGGAGATGACTGGCTACGTGGCCACTCGCTGGTACCGTGCCCCCGAGATCATGCTGAACTGGATGCATTACAACCAGACAG TGGACATCTGGTCTGTGGGCTGCATCATGGCCGAGCTGCTCCAGGGAAAGGCCCTCTTCCCAGGAAATGACT ACATCGACCAGCTGAAGCGCATCATGGAGGTGGTGGGCACGCCTAGCCCTGAGGTTCTAGCGAAGATATCCTCGGAACAC CTGTGGACCTCCTGGGAAGGATGCTGGTGCTGGACAGTGACCAGAGGGTCAGCGCGGCCGAGGCCCTGTCCCACGCCTACTTCAGCCAGTACCACGACCCGGAGGATGAGCCGGAAGCAGAGCCCTACGATGAGAGCATCGAGGCCAAGGAGCGCACGGCGGAGGAATGgaagg AGCTCACCTACCAGGAGGTCCTCAGCTTCAAGCCCCCGGAGCCACCGCGGCCACCTGGCAGCCTGGAGGTTGAGCAGTGAGGCGACCTCAAGGCAGGGCCTGAGCCGGCCCGCCCCCTCCCTCAGCCTGCCTCCCAGGACCCCTTGTCTACGTGATGCTCCTTGGGGCGAGTTTGCACACGTGGATGCTCGTGTGTGA
- the MAPK11 gene encoding mitogen-activated protein kinase 11 isoform X2, which yields MSGPRAGFYRQELNKTVWEVPQRLQGLRPVGSGAYGSVCSAYDTRLRQRVAVKKLSRPFQSLIHARRTYRELRLLKHLKHENVIGLLDVFTPATSIEDFSEVYLVTTLMGADLNNIVKCQALSDEHVQFLVYQLLRGLKYIHSAGIIHRDLKPSNVAVNEDCELRILDFGLARQADEEMTGYVATRWYRAPEIMLNWMHYNQTVDIWSVGCIMAELLQGKALFPGNDYIDQLKRIMEVVGTPSPEVLAKISSEHARAYIQSLPPVPQKDLRSIFRGANPLAVDLLGRMLVLDSDQRVSAAEALSHAYFSQYHDPEDEPEAEPYDESIEAKERTAEEWKELTYQEVLSFKPPEPPRPPGSLEVEQ from the exons ATGTCGGGCCCGCGCGCCGGCTTCTACCGGCAGGAGCTGAACAAGACGGTGTGGGAGGTGCCGCAGCGGCTGCAGGGGCTGCGCCCGGTGGGCTCGGGCGCCTACGGCTCAGTCTG CTCAGCCTATGACACTCGGCTGCGCCAGAGGGTGGCGGTGAAGAAACTGTCACGCCCCTTCCAGTCTCTCATCCACGCGAGAAGGACATACCGTGAGCTGCGGCTGCTCAAGCACCTGAAGCACGAGAAC GTCATCGGGCTGCTGGACGTGTTCACACCGGCCACCTCCATCGAGGACTTCAGCGAAGT GTACCTGGTGACCACGCTGATGGGCGCCGACCTGAATAACATCGTCAAGTGCCAGGCGCTGAGCGACGAGCACGTTCAGTTCCTCGTGTACCAGCTGCTGCGCGGGCTGAAG TACATCCACTCGGCGGGGATCATCCACCGG GACCTGAAGCCCAGCAATGTGGCCGTGAACGAGGACTGCGAGCTGCGG ATCCTGGACTTCGGGCTCGCGCGCCAGGCCGACGAGGAGATGACTGGCTACGTGGCCACTCGCTGGTACCGTGCCCCCGAGATCATGCTGAACTGGATGCATTACAACCAGACAG TGGACATCTGGTCTGTGGGCTGCATCATGGCCGAGCTGCTCCAGGGAAAGGCCCTCTTCCCAGGAAATGACT ACATCGACCAGCTGAAGCGCATCATGGAGGTGGTGGGCACGCCTAGCCCTGAGGTTCTAGCGAAGATATCCTCGGAACAC GCCCGGGCGTACATCCAGTCGCTGCCCCCCGTGCCCCAGAAGGATCTCAGGAGCATCTTCCGCGGCGCCAACCCCCTGG CTGTGGACCTCCTGGGAAGGATGCTGGTGCTGGACAGTGACCAGAGGGTCAGCGCGGCCGAGGCCCTGTCCCACGCCTACTTCAGCCAGTACCACGACCCGGAGGATGAGCCGGAAGCAGAGCCCTACGATGAGAGCATCGAGGCCAAGGAGCGCACGGCGGAGGAATGgaagg AGCTCACCTACCAGGAGGTCCTCAGCTTCAAGCCCCCGGAGCCACCGCGGCCACCTGGCAGCCTGGAGGTTGAGCAGTGA
- the MAPK12 gene encoding mitogen-activated protein kinase 12 isoform X1 translates to MSAPAAARKGFYRQEVTKTAWEVRVVYQDLQPVGSGAYGAVCSAVDTRTGAKVAIKKLYRPFQSELFAKRAYRELRLLKHMRHDNVIGLLDVFTPDETLDDFTDFYLVMPFMGTDLGKLMKHEKLSDDRIQFLVYQMLKGLKYIHAAGVIHRDLKPGNLVVNEDCELKILDFGLARQADSEMTGYVVTRWYRAPEVILNWMHYTQTVDIWSVGCIMAEMITGKTLFRGSDHLDQLKEIMKVTGTPPEEFVQRLQSADAKNYMKGLPELEKKDFASVLTNASPLAVNLLEKMLVLDAERRVTAAEALTHPYFESLQDTEDEPKAQKYDESFDDVDRTLDEWKRVTYKEVLSFKPPQQLGTKVSKETAL, encoded by the exons ATGAGCGCCCCGGCGGCCGCCCGCAAGGGCTTTTACCGCCAGGAGGTGACCAAGACGGCCTGGGAGGTGCGCGTCGTGTACCAGGACCTGCAGCCCGTGGGCTCGGGCGCCTACGGCGCCGTGTG CTCGGCGGTGGACACCCGCACCGGGGCCAAGGTGGCCATCAAGAAGCTGTACCGGCCCTTCCAGTCCGAGCTGTTCGCCAAGCGCGCCTACCGCGAGCTGCGCCTGCTCAAGCACATGCGCCACGACAAC GTGATTGGGCTGCTGGACGTGTTCACGCCCGATGAGACCCTGGATGATTTTACAGACTT TTACCTGGTGATGCCGTTCATGGGCACCGACCTGGGAAAGCTCATGAAGCACGAGAAGCTGAGTGACGACCGAATCCAGTTCCTTGTCTACCAGATGCTGAAGGGGCTGAAG TACATCCATGCTGCTGGCGTCATCCACAGG GACCTGAAGCCTGGCAACCTGGTGGTGAATGAGGACTGTGAGCTGAAG ATCCTGGACTTCGGCCTGGCCAGACAGGCCGACAGCGAGATGACTGGGTACGTGGTGACGCGCTGGTACCGGGCACCTGAGGTCATCTTGAATTGGATGCACTACACGCAGACGG TGGACATCTGGTCAGTGGGCTGCATCATGGCCGAGATGATCACAGGGAAGACGCTCTTCAGAGGCAGTGACC ACCTGGACCAGCTGAAGGAGATCATGAAGGTGACGGGGACGCCCCCCGAGGAGTTCGTGCAGAGGCTGCAGAGTGCGGAT GCCAAGAATTACATGAAGGGTCTCCCTGAGCTGGAGAAAAAGGATTTTGCCTCCGTCCTGACCAACGCGAGCCCTCTGG CGGTGAACCTCCTGGAGAAAATGCTGGTGCTGGATGCAGAGCGGCGGGTGACGGCGGCCGAGGCGTTGACCCACCCCTACTTCGAGTCGCTGCAGGACACGGAGGATGAGCCCAAGGCCCAGAAGTATGACGAGTCCTTTGATGACGTGGATCGCACGCTGGACGAGTGGAAGC GTGTCACGTATAAAGAGGTGCTCAGCTTCAAGCCTCCCCAGCAGCTGGGGACCAAGGTCTCCAAGGAAACGGCCCTGTGA
- the MAPK12 gene encoding mitogen-activated protein kinase 12 isoform X2: protein MSAPAAARKGFYRQEVTKTAWEVRVVYQDLQPVGSGAYGAVCSAVDTRTGAKVAIKKLYRPFQSELFAKRAYRELRLLKHMRHDNVIGLLDVFTPDETLDDFTDFYLVMPFMGTDLGKLMKHEKLSDDRIQFLVYQMLKGLKYIHAAGVIHRDLKPGNLVVNEDCELKILDFGLARQADSEMTGYVVTRWYRAPEVILNWMHYTQTVDIWSVGCIMAEMITGKTLFRGSDHLDQLKEIMKAKNYMKGLPELEKKDFASVLTNASPLAVNLLEKMLVLDAERRVTAAEALTHPYFESLQDTEDEPKAQKYDESFDDVDRTLDEWKRVTYKEVLSFKPPQQLGTKVSKETAL from the exons ATGAGCGCCCCGGCGGCCGCCCGCAAGGGCTTTTACCGCCAGGAGGTGACCAAGACGGCCTGGGAGGTGCGCGTCGTGTACCAGGACCTGCAGCCCGTGGGCTCGGGCGCCTACGGCGCCGTGTG CTCGGCGGTGGACACCCGCACCGGGGCCAAGGTGGCCATCAAGAAGCTGTACCGGCCCTTCCAGTCCGAGCTGTTCGCCAAGCGCGCCTACCGCGAGCTGCGCCTGCTCAAGCACATGCGCCACGACAAC GTGATTGGGCTGCTGGACGTGTTCACGCCCGATGAGACCCTGGATGATTTTACAGACTT TTACCTGGTGATGCCGTTCATGGGCACCGACCTGGGAAAGCTCATGAAGCACGAGAAGCTGAGTGACGACCGAATCCAGTTCCTTGTCTACCAGATGCTGAAGGGGCTGAAG TACATCCATGCTGCTGGCGTCATCCACAGG GACCTGAAGCCTGGCAACCTGGTGGTGAATGAGGACTGTGAGCTGAAG ATCCTGGACTTCGGCCTGGCCAGACAGGCCGACAGCGAGATGACTGGGTACGTGGTGACGCGCTGGTACCGGGCACCTGAGGTCATCTTGAATTGGATGCACTACACGCAGACGG TGGACATCTGGTCAGTGGGCTGCATCATGGCCGAGATGATCACAGGGAAGACGCTCTTCAGAGGCAGTGACC ACCTGGACCAGCTGAAGGAGATCATGAAG GCCAAGAATTACATGAAGGGTCTCCCTGAGCTGGAGAAAAAGGATTTTGCCTCCGTCCTGACCAACGCGAGCCCTCTGG CGGTGAACCTCCTGGAGAAAATGCTGGTGCTGGATGCAGAGCGGCGGGTGACGGCGGCCGAGGCGTTGACCCACCCCTACTTCGAGTCGCTGCAGGACACGGAGGATGAGCCCAAGGCCCAGAAGTATGACGAGTCCTTTGATGACGTGGATCGCACGCTGGACGAGTGGAAGC GTGTCACGTATAAAGAGGTGCTCAGCTTCAAGCCTCCCCAGCAGCTGGGGACCAAGGTCTCCAAGGAAACGGCCCTGTGA
- the MAPK12 gene encoding mitogen-activated protein kinase 12 isoform X3: MRHDNVIGLLDVFTPDETLDDFTDFYLVMPFMGTDLGKLMKHEKLSDDRIQFLVYQMLKGLKYIHAAGVIHRDLKPGNLVVNEDCELKILDFGLARQADSEMTGYVVTRWYRAPEVILNWMHYTQTVDIWSVGCIMAEMITGKTLFRGSDHLDQLKEIMKVTGTPPEEFVQRLQSADAKNYMKGLPELEKKDFASVLTNASPLAVNLLEKMLVLDAERRVTAAEALTHPYFESLQDTEDEPKAQKYDESFDDVDRTLDEWKRVTYKEVLSFKPPQQLGTKVSKETAL, encoded by the exons ATGCGCCACGACAAC GTGATTGGGCTGCTGGACGTGTTCACGCCCGATGAGACCCTGGATGATTTTACAGACTT TTACCTGGTGATGCCGTTCATGGGCACCGACCTGGGAAAGCTCATGAAGCACGAGAAGCTGAGTGACGACCGAATCCAGTTCCTTGTCTACCAGATGCTGAAGGGGCTGAAG TACATCCATGCTGCTGGCGTCATCCACAGG GACCTGAAGCCTGGCAACCTGGTGGTGAATGAGGACTGTGAGCTGAAG ATCCTGGACTTCGGCCTGGCCAGACAGGCCGACAGCGAGATGACTGGGTACGTGGTGACGCGCTGGTACCGGGCACCTGAGGTCATCTTGAATTGGATGCACTACACGCAGACGG TGGACATCTGGTCAGTGGGCTGCATCATGGCCGAGATGATCACAGGGAAGACGCTCTTCAGAGGCAGTGACC ACCTGGACCAGCTGAAGGAGATCATGAAGGTGACGGGGACGCCCCCCGAGGAGTTCGTGCAGAGGCTGCAGAGTGCGGAT GCCAAGAATTACATGAAGGGTCTCCCTGAGCTGGAGAAAAAGGATTTTGCCTCCGTCCTGACCAACGCGAGCCCTCTGG CGGTGAACCTCCTGGAGAAAATGCTGGTGCTGGATGCAGAGCGGCGGGTGACGGCGGCCGAGGCGTTGACCCACCCCTACTTCGAGTCGCTGCAGGACACGGAGGATGAGCCCAAGGCCCAGAAGTATGACGAGTCCTTTGATGACGTGGATCGCACGCTGGACGAGTGGAAGC GTGTCACGTATAAAGAGGTGCTCAGCTTCAAGCCTCCCCAGCAGCTGGGGACCAAGGTCTCCAAGGAAACGGCCCTGTGA